A part of Terriglobus roseus genomic DNA contains:
- the dnaE gene encoding DNA polymerase III subunit alpha: protein MADREFTHLHLHTDYSLLDGACDVDKLASHLSKLGQKAAAMTDHGNIYGAVHFAAAMEKKGIKPIIGCELYLSQTADHREMSGGYNHFLLIAENDEGYRNLVRLTSEAAVHGFYRKPRVSKEFLSKHTEGLIAFSGCLAGEVNQHLMAGKYEEAKKSAGMFQDMFGKNNFFLEIQDHNLEPDKGVCEALYRMEKDLDIPLIATNDAHYVAGDDSRAHEILLCVQTAGSMNDPNRFKFDTQEFYIKSAEEMYRTFQGHEEVCDRTNQFVDRCNVKLTKVKNPFPRFPTPDGMDLEDYFEHVCREGMKKRLDTAVAHLRSRGLLRYEIADYEARLNREIDTIKSMKFPGYFMIVWDFIRYAKEQNIPVGPGRGSAAGSLVAYVMEITDVDPLQNELLFERFLNPERISMPDIDIDFCMNRRGEVIEYVKRKYGADQVAQIITFNTMAAKAAIKDVGRALEMPYGEVDRIAKMIPATIGITIDQALKDSPPLAQAYESNPQVREIIDNALRLEGLVRGAGVHAAGVVIAPQPLTELVPVTLTKTDDLVTAYDMKAVEKMGLLKMDFLGLTTLTVIDDCLKLIKSNRGDTVEMDKIPLDDEPTYEKVFHKALTSGVFQFESGGMRDVLRRYKPTTVEDLTALNALYRPGPIQGGMIDDFIERKWGRRPVEYLLDGLEPLLKETLGVIVYQEQVMQISSVIAGYSLGGADLLRRAMGKKDPAAMAEQKDIFMKGAAERKHPKEKAGALFDLILQFAGYGFNKSHSSAYALLAYHTAYLKTHYPVEFMAALLTSETSKPENVVKYIQECREMGITVLPPDVQISDANFTPSGDAIRFGLAAIKNVGGNAIETIVSSRNKLKQEGKSGFSSLWDFCEQVELRLLNKRVLESLIKAGAMDSFGPRARVFAAVDKAMERAQKSQRDAASGQSGLFGLFDASPFGDATAAPDDDLPKVPEWDEHERLQNEKEVLGFFVSGHPMDKYREKLRNIKGVLDTATACEMKPEPVVFQRGQREPQNEIQIAGVISGLKVAKSKRSGEMYASAILEDTVGKIDLIAFPKDYEKLQEKLKIDVPVLVRGSLRGEEDSAPKLSLTGITALEDVQIKLPEALRIRVPLHHPDAALLEKLATLFQERPGPGKLLLDLEEPGEFCAVLEPQGFSVCADRLFIDQVEDLIGAGAVKVIN, encoded by the coding sequence ATGGCGGATCGCGAATTTACCCATCTCCACCTTCACACCGATTACAGCCTGCTGGACGGCGCTTGCGACGTTGATAAGCTCGCCTCGCACCTGAGCAAACTGGGCCAGAAGGCCGCCGCGATGACCGATCACGGCAACATCTATGGTGCTGTGCACTTTGCCGCAGCAATGGAGAAGAAGGGCATCAAGCCCATCATCGGTTGTGAGCTATATCTGTCGCAGACTGCGGATCACCGCGAGATGAGCGGCGGTTACAACCACTTCCTGTTGATCGCAGAGAATGATGAAGGTTATCGCAACCTTGTTCGTCTGACGAGCGAAGCCGCAGTACATGGTTTCTATCGCAAGCCGCGCGTCTCGAAAGAGTTTCTGTCGAAGCACACGGAAGGTCTTATCGCATTCAGCGGATGCCTTGCAGGTGAAGTGAATCAGCACCTGATGGCTGGCAAGTATGAAGAGGCCAAGAAGTCCGCGGGCATGTTCCAGGACATGTTCGGCAAGAACAACTTTTTCCTTGAAATCCAGGATCACAATCTGGAGCCCGACAAAGGCGTTTGCGAAGCGCTGTATCGCATGGAGAAGGATCTCGATATCCCTCTGATCGCCACGAATGATGCGCATTATGTTGCGGGCGACGACAGCCGCGCTCACGAGATTTTGCTCTGCGTGCAGACAGCCGGTTCGATGAATGATCCGAACCGTTTCAAGTTCGACACGCAAGAGTTCTATATCAAGTCCGCAGAGGAGATGTATCGCACCTTCCAAGGCCATGAAGAGGTTTGCGATCGAACGAATCAGTTTGTCGACCGCTGCAATGTAAAGCTGACAAAGGTCAAGAATCCATTCCCTCGTTTCCCCACACCAGACGGAATGGATCTTGAAGATTACTTCGAACACGTTTGCCGCGAAGGCATGAAGAAGCGTCTCGATACAGCGGTGGCACATCTGCGCTCCCGTGGTCTGCTGCGCTACGAAATTGCAGACTATGAAGCGCGCCTGAACCGCGAGATTGACACCATCAAGAGCATGAAGTTCCCCGGCTACTTCATGATCGTGTGGGACTTTATTCGCTATGCGAAGGAGCAGAACATCCCCGTAGGTCCGGGCCGTGGTTCGGCTGCAGGTTCTCTCGTCGCATACGTGATGGAGATTACGGACGTTGATCCGTTGCAGAACGAACTGCTGTTCGAGCGATTCCTGAATCCAGAACGTATCAGCATGCCGGATATTGATATCGACTTCTGCATGAATCGTCGTGGCGAAGTCATCGAGTATGTGAAGCGTAAGTACGGTGCTGATCAGGTAGCGCAGATCATTACGTTCAACACGATGGCTGCAAAGGCCGCCATCAAGGACGTCGGCCGCGCGCTTGAAATGCCTTACGGTGAAGTGGATCGCATCGCGAAGATGATCCCCGCCACCATCGGCATCACCATTGATCAAGCATTGAAGGATTCGCCGCCGCTAGCACAGGCGTACGAGAGCAATCCGCAGGTTCGAGAGATCATCGACAACGCTTTGCGGCTTGAAGGACTGGTGCGTGGCGCTGGTGTTCATGCTGCCGGTGTTGTGATTGCGCCGCAACCTTTGACAGAGCTCGTTCCTGTCACGCTGACTAAGACCGACGATCTGGTCACCGCGTATGACATGAAGGCTGTCGAAAAGATGGGGCTGCTCAAGATGGACTTTCTTGGGCTCACCACTCTTACCGTCATCGACGACTGCCTGAAGCTGATCAAGAGCAATCGTGGCGACACCGTCGAGATGGATAAGATTCCGCTGGATGATGAGCCAACGTACGAAAAGGTCTTCCATAAGGCGCTGACCAGTGGTGTCTTCCAGTTCGAATCGGGTGGTATGCGTGACGTTCTGCGCCGCTATAAGCCAACGACAGTAGAAGATCTAACCGCTCTCAACGCGCTGTATCGTCCTGGCCCAATTCAGGGCGGCATGATCGATGACTTCATCGAACGCAAGTGGGGTCGTCGCCCTGTTGAGTATCTGCTGGATGGTCTGGAACCGCTTCTGAAGGAGACGCTGGGAGTCATCGTCTACCAGGAACAGGTTATGCAGATCTCGTCAGTCATCGCCGGCTACTCGCTCGGTGGGGCTGATCTGCTGCGTCGAGCAATGGGGAAGAAAGACCCTGCGGCGATGGCGGAGCAGAAAGACATCTTCATGAAGGGCGCTGCCGAACGTAAGCACCCGAAGGAAAAAGCTGGCGCGCTGTTTGATCTGATCCTGCAGTTCGCGGGATACGGCTTCAACAAGTCACACTCATCAGCGTATGCATTGCTTGCCTATCACACGGCTTATCTGAAGACGCACTACCCGGTTGAGTTCATGGCAGCGCTCCTGACCAGCGAAACTTCCAAGCCTGAAAACGTAGTGAAATACATTCAGGAATGCCGCGAAATGGGCATCACTGTATTGCCGCCGGATGTCCAAATCTCCGATGCGAATTTCACGCCAAGCGGTGACGCAATTCGGTTCGGACTGGCAGCCATTAAGAATGTCGGTGGCAATGCCATTGAAACCATCGTTAGTTCGCGAAACAAGCTGAAGCAGGAAGGGAAGTCGGGGTTCAGCTCGCTGTGGGATTTCTGCGAACAGGTAGAGCTTCGTCTACTGAACAAGCGTGTGCTTGAATCGCTGATTAAGGCTGGCGCCATGGATAGCTTCGGCCCTCGTGCTCGCGTATTTGCAGCAGTGGACAAAGCGATGGAGCGTGCGCAGAAGTCGCAGCGTGACGCAGCTAGCGGACAAAGCGGTCTGTTTGGCTTGTTCGATGCATCACCATTTGGCGATGCTACCGCTGCTCCAGACGACGATCTGCCGAAGGTGCCTGAGTGGGATGAGCATGAGCGGCTTCAGAACGAGAAGGAAGTGCTCGGCTTCTTCGTCAGCGGTCATCCGATGGATAAGTATCGCGAGAAGCTGCGCAACATCAAGGGTGTTCTCGATACAGCAACAGCCTGCGAAATGAAGCCCGAGCCTGTGGTGTTTCAACGTGGCCAGCGCGAACCGCAGAATGAAATTCAGATTGCGGGTGTGATCTCCGGTCTGAAGGTGGCAAAGAGCAAGCGCAGTGGTGAAATGTACGCTTCGGCCATTTTGGAAGATACCGTTGGCAAGATTGATCTGATCGCGTTCCCCAAGGACTACGAGAAACTTCAGGAGAAGCTGAAGATCGATGTCCCAGTGCTGGTGCGCGGTTCCTTACGTGGCGAAGAAGACTCAGCCCCAAAGCTCTCTCTGACTGGAATTACGGCGTTGGAGGATGTGCAGATCAAGTTGCCGGAAGCGCTCCGTATCCGGGTGCCATTGCATCACCCTGACGCGGCGTTGCTGGAGAAGCTGGCGACGCTGTTTCAGGAACGTCCGGGACCGGGCAAGCTGCTGCTTGATCTGGAAGAGC
- a CDS encoding pyridoxal phosphate-dependent aminotransferase — MRLIVDASPFDSMSAMHFASRTEFGYELSPFGDALQRAKQHSEFIDLTVSNPTRCRFDYSAIPLNTLASEASLHYDANALGMLSARIAVAGLYSGIDAERILLTASTSEAYGFLFKLLCEPGDAILVPSPSYPLFDLLARLHDVELIKYPLVYHDGWQIDPASLEAAVTERTRAIIAIHPNNPTGHYCSGMDRAVLDDVAQRYGLPLIVDEVFLDYSVEDSAPSFAKADAPVLTFVMGGLSKLLALPQMKLAWTVVCGSDQEVTNALQRLEIITDTFLSVATPVQAALPAWLSVRAQIQQQILERVTANLIALDNLIRGTVVSRLRVEGGWCVVLRVPAVMDDVALAISLLDQAHVAVHPGSFYGFPSKGWLVVSLLGNPAQFAEGLQRMLQLL; from the coding sequence ATGCGGTTGATTGTAGATGCAAGCCCTTTCGATAGCATGAGTGCTATGCACTTTGCCTCGCGCACAGAGTTTGGCTATGAATTGTCGCCCTTTGGGGACGCTCTGCAGCGCGCAAAGCAGCATTCAGAATTTATTGACCTAACAGTCTCAAACCCGACAAGGTGTCGCTTCGACTATTCCGCTATTCCTCTCAACACACTAGCCAGCGAGGCGTCGCTTCATTACGATGCGAACGCGCTCGGCATGCTGTCAGCGCGCATCGCTGTTGCCGGTTTATATAGCGGTATTGATGCAGAACGTATCCTTCTGACCGCAAGCACGAGCGAGGCGTACGGCTTTCTCTTTAAGCTCCTGTGCGAACCGGGGGATGCGATTCTCGTACCTTCGCCGAGTTATCCCTTGTTTGATCTGTTGGCACGTTTGCATGACGTGGAGCTCATTAAGTACCCGCTCGTTTATCACGATGGCTGGCAGATCGATCCCGCCTCTCTGGAAGCAGCGGTAACGGAACGCACGCGGGCAATCATTGCAATCCATCCGAACAATCCAACAGGTCACTACTGTAGCGGGATGGATCGTGCCGTACTGGACGATGTAGCGCAGAGATACGGACTTCCGCTCATCGTCGACGAAGTTTTTCTGGACTACAGCGTTGAAGATTCTGCACCCAGTTTCGCCAAAGCGGATGCACCTGTGCTGACGTTTGTTATGGGAGGACTGAGCAAGCTGCTTGCACTGCCGCAGATGAAATTGGCATGGACGGTTGTTTGCGGATCCGATCAGGAGGTTACAAATGCATTGCAGCGGTTGGAGATCATCACAGATACGTTCCTTTCTGTAGCCACACCAGTGCAGGCCGCACTTCCCGCATGGCTGTCCGTACGCGCTCAGATTCAGCAGCAGATATTGGAGCGTGTAACGGCGAATCTTATCGCGTTGGATAACCTCATTCGTGGGACTGTGGTCAGTCGACTCAGGGTGGAAGGCGGATGGTGTGTTGTATTGCGAGTACCCGCCGTTATGGACGACGTTGCCCTGGCGATCAGCCTATTGGACCAGGCGCATGTAGCCGTGCATCCGGGTTCGTTCTACGGCTTTCCCTCGAAAGGCTGGCTGGTAGTCAGTCTCCTGGGTAATCCTGCGCAATTTGCTGAGGGTCTGCAGCGGATGTTGCAACTGCTCTAA
- a CDS encoding sulfatase-like hydrolase/transferase gives MATENKECRLDRRDFLRKSGIAAAALTASSEIPAQQPPRRRPNIILYLSDQFRWDFVGANGANSSTRTPNLDAMARRGTNFTHAITNQPVCAPSRSVLFTSRYATETGVWQNGPGMRQDLPTLAGELRKAGYTANLIGKWHLAPGNPQQGGPGAVAPAWRGGFDDLWEGANALEHTSHPYEGTLYDRDGKEITYKDRYRVDFLTDRAEQFLRQKHDKPFFLFVSQLEPHQQNDLNRMVGPKGSAERFINAHVPPDLRAFPGDWHQQLPDYYGACESIDASVGRLHNVLKETGQDEDTIFIFFSDHGCHFMTRNTEYKRSTHNSSIRVPMLIDGPGFNGAQQISQLVGIIDLAPTLLKAAGVPVPSSWKGHSFLPLLQDGNARTAWPDQQLVQISESMTARALRTQDWTYCVADISGAKNAASPQYMEWQMYDQRNDPHELVNLAGRKESREKAKELKALLIEHMKYAGESAEIKDATLYH, from the coding sequence ATGGCTACCGAGAATAAGGAGTGCCGATTGGATCGCCGGGATTTTCTTCGTAAAAGTGGAATCGCAGCCGCCGCACTGACCGCCAGCAGCGAAATACCAGCCCAGCAGCCTCCCCGCCGCAGGCCGAATATCATCCTGTACCTTTCAGACCAGTTTCGCTGGGATTTTGTGGGGGCAAACGGTGCCAATAGCTCCACTCGGACGCCCAATCTGGATGCCATGGCGCGTCGTGGGACCAATTTCACCCACGCCATCACCAATCAGCCGGTCTGCGCGCCCTCGCGCTCAGTTCTGTTCACCAGTCGCTACGCCACGGAAACCGGCGTATGGCAAAACGGCCCAGGAATGCGGCAGGACCTCCCCACCCTGGCTGGCGAACTACGAAAAGCTGGCTACACCGCGAATCTGATTGGGAAATGGCATCTTGCACCCGGAAATCCCCAGCAAGGTGGCCCAGGAGCTGTTGCCCCGGCATGGCGAGGTGGTTTTGACGACCTGTGGGAGGGCGCAAATGCCCTGGAGCACACCAGTCATCCCTACGAAGGCACCCTCTATGATCGCGACGGCAAGGAGATCACCTACAAAGACCGCTACCGCGTGGACTTCCTGACCGATCGCGCTGAACAGTTTCTGCGCCAAAAGCATGACAAGCCCTTCTTCCTCTTTGTCTCGCAACTGGAACCGCATCAGCAGAACGATTTGAATCGCATGGTCGGCCCCAAGGGCTCTGCCGAACGCTTCATCAACGCCCACGTCCCTCCTGATCTACGCGCCTTTCCTGGCGACTGGCACCAGCAGTTGCCGGACTATTACGGTGCTTGCGAAAGCATCGATGCGTCCGTGGGGCGGCTGCACAACGTGCTGAAGGAAACCGGGCAGGATGAGGACACCATCTTCATCTTCTTCTCTGATCACGGTTGCCACTTCATGACGCGCAACACCGAGTACAAACGCTCCACGCACAACAGCAGCATCCGTGTGCCCATGCTCATCGACGGCCCAGGCTTCAATGGAGCTCAACAGATCAGCCAGTTAGTGGGCATCATCGACCTGGCTCCCACACTGCTGAAGGCTGCAGGCGTTCCGGTTCCCTCGTCATGGAAGGGCCACAGTTTTCTTCCGTTGCTGCAGGATGGAAACGCGCGTACTGCATGGCCGGACCAACAACTGGTGCAGATCAGCGAATCCATGACCGCACGCGCCTTGCGCACGCAGGACTGGACCTATTGCGTGGCCGATATCTCCGGTGCCAAGAACGCCGCAAGCCCGCAATACATGGAATGGCAAATGTACGACCAGCGCAATGATCCGCACGAGTTGGTGAATCTTGCCGGGCGCAAGGAGTCTCGCGAAAAGGCGAAGGAACTGAAAGCGCTCCTCATAGAACACATGAAATACGCGGGTGAAAGCGCCGAGATAAAAGATGCGACGCTGTACCACTAA
- the ribB gene encoding 3,4-dihydroxy-2-butanone-4-phosphate synthase — protein sequence MPESPFVDVPEALRQFAAGKMIVVVDDEDRENEGDLTLAAEHVTPEAINFMAKYGRGLICLTLTEERADYLRLLPMASENTSRFGTAFTESIEAREGVTTGISAADRAHTILTAVNPGSTAADLARPGHVFPLRARKGGVLVRAGQTEASVDLARMSGLIPAGVICEIMNEDGTMARVPDLITFCREHDMAMLTVAELIRYRLQHERYIHREAETLLNTPWGEFRTIAYASDVEEGESHLALVMGDVTAAGGAEAPLVRVHTHCLAGGVFCHDRCDCKQSIETALRRIGEEGRGALVYLHNGSRGFGIDRTITPPRMVLHRDGVTRGKDQTQTLRHTGIGGQILSDLGIHRLRLLVSRPTHVPALQGFGVEITEQIPMGEVVKTA from the coding sequence ATGCCTGAGAGCCCGTTTGTTGATGTGCCGGAAGCGCTGCGACAGTTTGCCGCAGGGAAGATGATCGTTGTGGTGGACGATGAAGACCGCGAAAACGAGGGCGATCTGACCCTTGCTGCGGAACACGTCACTCCTGAAGCGATCAACTTCATGGCGAAGTATGGCCGTGGCCTGATCTGCCTGACGCTGACCGAGGAGCGCGCAGATTATCTGCGTCTGCTGCCCATGGCGAGCGAAAACACCTCGCGTTTTGGTACGGCGTTTACGGAAAGCATTGAAGCACGCGAAGGTGTCACGACAGGAATTTCCGCCGCAGATCGTGCGCATACGATTCTTACTGCTGTGAATCCGGGGAGTACCGCTGCTGATCTCGCGCGTCCCGGTCACGTGTTTCCCTTACGTGCACGCAAAGGCGGCGTGCTGGTCCGCGCAGGGCAGACGGAGGCGTCCGTTGACCTGGCGCGCATGTCGGGATTGATTCCTGCGGGTGTCATCTGCGAAATCATGAATGAAGACGGCACCATGGCGCGCGTTCCGGATCTGATTACGTTCTGCCGAGAGCACGATATGGCAATGCTGACGGTCGCGGAATTGATCCGCTACCGTTTGCAGCATGAGCGCTACATCCATCGCGAGGCAGAGACGCTGCTGAACACTCCCTGGGGTGAGTTCCGCACGATCGCGTATGCAAGCGACGTGGAAGAGGGCGAAAGCCATCTTGCGCTGGTTATGGGAGATGTGACGGCTGCTGGTGGCGCGGAAGCACCACTGGTTCGCGTGCACACGCATTGCCTGGCCGGCGGCGTTTTCTGCCATGACAGATGTGATTGCAAGCAGAGCATTGAAACGGCCTTGCGTCGCATTGGAGAAGAGGGACGAGGCGCGCTGGTCTATCTGCACAACGGCAGTCGAGGCTTCGGTATCGACCGTACAATAACGCCTCCACGTATGGTCCTGCACCGTGATGGTGTGACACGCGGGAAGGACCAGACCCAAACGCTGCGTCACACCGGTATTGGTGGTCAGATCCTCTCCGATCTGGGTATTCATCGGTTGCGCTTGCTTGTGTCGCGCCCCACGCACGTTCCAGCATTGCAGGGATTCGGCGTTGAGATTACAGAGCAAATCCCGATGGGTGAAGTCGTCAAGACTGCCTAA
- a CDS encoding DUF4149 domain-containing protein, translated as MIIAARIFRLLALAVWLGGIVYFGAVVAPGAAAIFGTTERFADFIGRSILMLHMIGIYCGIVMLVALRFLNNRAFKPLWQGILILLMLVLTFVSNRAIVLPMEHDRALAGGNISILLPDSPLRKDFDARHQWSTRVESTVLFLGIGLAVLIGCEAGLRERITTAPPKRVFDLDDEE; from the coding sequence ATGATCATCGCCGCGCGCATTTTTCGTCTGCTGGCTCTCGCTGTCTGGCTTGGTGGAATCGTCTATTTCGGAGCAGTCGTAGCGCCCGGTGCAGCCGCTATCTTTGGCACGACGGAACGATTCGCCGACTTCATTGGCCGCTCCATCCTGATGCTGCACATGATCGGTATCTATTGCGGCATCGTCATGCTCGTCGCATTGCGTTTCTTGAACAATCGCGCTTTCAAACCGCTATGGCAGGGCATTCTTATCCTGCTCATGCTGGTGCTTACGTTTGTCTCGAACCGGGCCATTGTTCTGCCCATGGAACATGACCGTGCACTCGCTGGCGGCAATATCAGCATCCTGCTTCCGGACTCTCCACTGCGCAAGGACTTCGACGCGCGTCACCAGTGGTCGACACGTGTGGAAAGCACGGTGCTCTTCCTCGGCATCGGACTTGCAGTGCTCATTGGTTGCGAAGCTGGTCTGCGTGAACGCATCACCACAGCGCCGCCCAAGCGTGTCTTCGACCTGGACGACGAAGAATAA
- a CDS encoding HAD family hydrolase has protein sequence MPQIRAVLFDFGKVLTLAPDPRVWEQMRTISHLSEEELHDGYWKYRDDYDAGILTGDEYWRLIAGESISADVLRDLKAADVALWTQMNQPMLQWVAALHQHGFRTGILSNMPDAMAEGIVAQFDWIANFHHTVWSYALKLRKPQPEIYAVAAEGLKTPPADILFIDDKPENTEAAEAFGMQAIVYENHDDFIAEMRSRGFSYLLEPESIVSA, from the coding sequence ATGCCTCAGATTCGTGCAGTCCTCTTCGACTTCGGAAAAGTTTTGACTCTTGCTCCTGATCCGCGTGTATGGGAACAGATGCGGACTATCTCGCACTTATCCGAAGAGGAACTCCACGACGGCTATTGGAAATACCGTGATGACTATGACGCAGGAATCCTTACAGGTGATGAGTACTGGAGGTTGATCGCTGGCGAATCCATCTCAGCCGATGTGCTTCGTGATTTAAAGGCTGCTGACGTCGCACTTTGGACGCAGATGAATCAACCCATGCTGCAATGGGTGGCTGCCCTGCACCAGCACGGTTTCCGTACAGGCATTCTCTCCAACATGCCAGACGCAATGGCCGAGGGCATCGTCGCGCAGTTCGATTGGATTGCGAATTTCCATCACACGGTGTGGTCTTACGCATTGAAGTTGCGAAAGCCACAGCCGGAGATTTACGCCGTCGCGGCAGAAGGGCTGAAGACCCCGCCTGCAGACATCCTCTTCATCGACGACAAGCCGGAAAATACCGAAGCTGCGGAGGCATTCGGGATGCAGGCCATTGTCTACGAAAATCACGATGATTTCATTGCGGAGATGCGCTCGCGTGGCTTCAGCTATCTTCTCGAGCCAGAAAGCATCGTTTCCGCATAG